In Nostoc piscinale CENA21, the genomic stretch TTAGAAAATATTCGTCAGTTTCTCACCGGGACAGCCTTAACTGTCGGGTTAGATGCCTTATTTTCTGTAGTTTATATTGTTGTCATGCTGTTTTACAGTTGGCAACTAACTTTAGTTGGTTTAGGGACAATTCCCATATTTGTGGTGATTACTTTAATCGCCTCACCCACAATTAGTAAACAGTTACGCAACAAAGCCGAACGCAACGCTGAAACTCAGTCTTATTTAGTTGAGGTGATGTCTGGTATTCAAACAGTAAAAGCGCAAAATATCGAATTGCGATCGCGCTTTTCCTGGCAAGAGCGTTATGCTCGTTATGTAGGCGCAGGATTTAAAACTGTTGTCACTTCAACCTTGGCTAATTCTACTAGTAACTTTCTCAATAAACTCAGTAGTTTATTAGTACTATGGGTAGGTGCTTATTTAGTGTTGCAAGGTGAACTGACATTAGGTGAATTAATTGCGTTTCGGATTATTTCTGGTTATGTCACCAGCCCAATTTTACGTTTAGCCCAACTCTGGCAAAACTTCCAAGAAACTGCCTTATCTTTAGAACGATTAAGTGATATTGTCGATACACCAGAAGAAGGGGAAGCAGATAGAGGTAATATTCCTTTACCAGCCATTGACGGTACAGTGAAATTTGACAATGTTTCCTTCCGATTTAACCCCAATGGCCCCTTACAACTAACTAATATCAATCTTGAATTTACCGCCGGACAATTTATTGGCATCGTCGGGCAGAGTGGCTCTGGTAAAAGTACAATGATGAAATTACTGCTGCGATTATATGATGTGGAATCCGGCAGGATTTTAATTGATGGTTATGATATTGCCAAAGTCGAACTTTACTCTTTAAGAAGACAAATAGGCGTAGTTCCCCAAGAAACATTATTGTTTGACGGGACAGTACAAGAAAATATTGCTTTAACTAACCCAGAAGCAACCACCGAAGAAATTATTGAAGCCGCCCGTGTGGCTTGCGCCCATGAATTTATTATGGGCTTACCCAACGGTTACAATACCCGCGTTGGTGAAAGAGGTGCGGGACTTTCTGGGGGACAAAGACAAAGAATTGCGATCGCTCGTTCTGTACTTCAACGACCAAAACTGCTAGTCTTAGATGAGGCCACAAGTGCCTTAGATTACCCCACAGAACGCCAAGTTTGTTTAAACTTAGCCAAAGCCTTTCAAGGTAGTACAGTCTTTTTCATTACCCACCGCCTAAATACCGTCAGCCATGCAGATACTATCGTTGTCATGGACGCAAGCCGAGTCATAGAACAAGGAAGTCATCAAGAGTTAATGGCTGCTAAAGGTCATTATTCTTATTTGTATCAACAGCAAGAAGTTAATTTGTAATTAGTCAAGGGTTAATCACTCATTATTCCTCAAGGGTAAAACTACTATGACTCAAGTAAATGGTAATCGTCTCAATGGCAATAATGGTAACGGTAAACATCATTCAGAAATTCCTACCGAATCACCTGTATTAACATCTGTAAAGAAAGTTTCCCAACAGCCTTTAATTAATCAAAGATTTGATAACTTTGAACAATCGGTTGTTTTACGCCAGTCTCCAGTTTGGTCACGGACAATTATGTTGACCTTGATAGCATTAGCTGGGTTTGGTATTGCTTGGGCTTGTATTGCCAAAATTGAACAAGTTGTACCCGCGACTGGACAATTAAAACCCCAAGGAACAGTCAAAGAAGTACAAGCACCCGTGAATGGTGTCGTCAAAGCAATTTATGTTAAAGATGGACAAAAAGTTAACCAAGGAGATTTATTACTCACCTTTGAAACCGTTGCGACGTTAGCCGAATTACAGTCCTTAGTTCAAGTGCGGAATAGTTTGATTCGAGAAAACCAAATTTATCGCCGCTTGATGAATTCTAGTTATACTGTGGGTTCAGAATTAGAATTTTTACGCAGTAGATTACCAACAGATGCAGTTTTTCTGTTGAAAAGTCGCGCCGCCTTAGTTGCTGAAAATGAATTGTTACGCAAAGAATTAAGAAATTCCTCATCTACTCAAGGGCTGGGAGTAGATGAACAACAACGTCTACAAGTGTCTAAACTAGAATTAGCTACCCGTGCCAATGCAGCACAATTGGAAATTGAAAAAACGAGAAAACAACTAACACAAAACCAAGTTAAAATTGCTGACACCCAATCTAGTTTAGCGATTCAACAGCAGATTTTAAATAAACTGAAAACCCTAGCTGAAGAAGGTGGAATTTCTCAGCTACAATATCTCAACCAGCAACAACAAGTACAAACCCTAGAAGCCGAAGTCGCCCAATTACAAGAAGAAGATAAACGCCTGAGATATGAAATCGAAAGAGGAGGGCAAGAACTCACTAATACTGTAGCGGCTTCTGGTAAAAATGTTTTAGAAAAAATTTCAGAAAATAAACAACGTATCGCAGATATCGATAGCCAATTTATCAAAATTGTTCTAGATAACGAACAGCGTTTAGCAGATATTACCAGCAAACTTTCGCAAGCTCAACTCAATCTCAGATATCAAGAACTCCGCGCCCCTGTGAGTGGCACAGTTTTTGACTTACAAGCAAAAAATCCGGGGTTTGTCGCCAACTCTACACAAAAACTATTGCAAATTGTCCCCAACGATAAGTATATTGCTGAAGTATTTATTACGAATCAAGATATTGGGTTTGTGCGGGAAGGAATGAAGGCTGATGTCAGAATTGATTCTTTCCCTTTCAGCGAATTTGGCGATATTAAAGGCGAATTAGTTTCTGTTGGTTCTGATGCTTTACCACCAGATGAAACTCACAAATTTTACCGATTCCCCGCCAGAGTATCCTTAGATAAGCAAGCACTCGAAATGAATGGTAAAAAACTACCATTGCAGTCTGGGATGTCAATTACAGCTAATATTAAGGTACGCGAAGAAAGAACAGTTATGAGTCTGTTTACTGAGTTGTTTACCAAGCAAGTGGATAGTTTGAAAGAAGTACGCTAATTTTGGCGCTTTGAGTTTTGTTGCAGCGATCGCATTTACACCAACCTGTGGCTTTACGGTACAGTAAAAGCGATCGCATATTTATTTTTACCTACTTGTATGGTTTTTCCTCAACGCATCGAACCTGCACCCGGACAAGAATCAGTATGGGATTATCCCCGCCCACCCCGCTTAGAACCTGTCAACAAACACATACAGATAATTTTTCATGGCGTAACCATTGCAGACACCCACAACGCTAAACGTGTATTAGAAACCAGCCATCCGCCTTCTTACTACCTTCCTCCTGAAGATATCAAAATGGAATACTTGATATCAGTACCACAATCTAGTTTTTGCGAATGGAAAGGACGCGCAGGCTATTACACTATTCGCGTGGGCGATAAAGAAGCCCAAAACGCCGCTTGGTATTATCCCAGTCCAACATCAGCTTTTACATCTATTAAAGATCATGTGGCTTTTTATGCTCATTTAATGGATGCTTGTTATGTAGATGGTGAAAAAGTTCAACCACAACCAGGAAACTTTTATGGTGGTTGGGTTACTAGCGATATTGTCGGGCCATTTAAAGGCGGGCCTGGTACTTGGGGATGGTGAATTTCTGAATGCTGAATTGAAATAATCAAAACTCTGTCACCTGTAACCTGTCACCTATTACCTACTCAAAACAACAACACCCTAACTACTACTCACTTAGTGATTTCCTCAACTACATCCTTTATCTTAGGCTTTAACCGATATATATTGAACTATCAGTTATAACGCCTCAGTTTATCCAAAGGAGGAAATATTAGTGTTCGAGTTGGGTGTTGTCGTTTATGCGAGACAGATTCAAATTAAACAGCGTTTTTACCTCATAACTAACTTGAACATTGGCTGTTAATCTGCCAGGGAAGTTTCTCAACTTCAATTATTAATTTATCACAGCTAAATTCAGAGAATTAACTTTGATACCAAAGTTTACTGTTTGACTTTTAACACTTACATATTATGTTGCCAAATATTAAGACATACCAAGTCAAAGTAAGAGGCAGTAGTGGCTTTACACCCTTACACCAATCTCCACAGAAAATCTTTGTGCGTCAGCCCGTCAGGTTGATGACGTAAGTCAACTGCTGATGTTTCATGAGACTTTTCTCATTTTTCCTTAATTAGGTAATGGAAAAAATTTAGGAACACTCAAGGGGGAAAATTACATTATTGATATAGCAATGAGTAATGATAGTCAAATATTAGTAGGTTTTGGGAGAAATGCTCAAAATCAGCCAACTATTGAGGTATGGAAATCGGACTGATAGTTATTCTCAAATACTTATACCAAAACATCTCAACTAGCAACTTATTCAATCCTGCTATTTACTAGCCTTTTGTTCAAATATTAAATAGGTACCTCCCAAAGCTTCTACAATAGTGCGTGTGTTAGCCTCCAACATTTTTTGATAACTATTAGCATCACTATTCGTATCTCCAAGACCATCTGTATAAAGTTCTCTTTCCGAAACTTTGACTTCTGCGGCTTGGGCTAACGATTGAATTAAATTCTTGTTAATATTTTTATCAGCAAAAACAGTTGGAACTTTAGCCTGTTGAATCTCTTTAACTAAACTATTCAACTGTCTTTCTGTCGGTTGATTTTCAGGATTAATCCCAGCCAATACCCCGACTAAAGTTATCCCATAAGCTTTGGCATAATAAGCCAGGGCATTATGACTGATAACTAATTCACGTTTATCACTAGGAATACTGGCAATTCTGGTTTTTATCCACCCGTCTAGTTGAGTTAATTCACTTTTAATTTGTTTAGTATTTTGATTATAAATTTCCGCATTATCAGGCTCTAGCTTTTTCAGGTTATTGCTAATAACTTCAAGCATTTTGATGCCATTTTTCGGATTGTGCCAAATATGGGGATCGATAACTCTTTTACCATCTTCAATAAATCTTTGTGGTTTTGGGACTGCTAACTGACTCACAGCTATTTTTGGTGTAGTATTACTAGTCGATTTAATAATTCTAATCAAGCCTGGTTCAAAATTATAGCCATTGTAGAAAATCAGATTAGCTTGGTCGATAGTTTCCCTATCGGCGGTTTTTGGTTGATAGTTATGAGGGTCTGTACCTGGAGGAATTAAACAAGCAAGGTTGACTGTATTTTCAGCAACCTGTTTAATTAAGTCACACAATATACTGGTTGTGGCAACAACTTTGGGTAGACTTTCATCTGCTGTTGTCGTTTGCGTGAAGGAAGTATTAGTTGCTTGTCTTGTACAACCAACCAAGCCAATCAAAAAAGTAACCCAAGCAGCCCGTAACAAAGTATTAAATAGCAATTTATTGAGCATAATCAACTGCTAGTAGCTTTCCTGAATAAATTTAACAATAATCATTATTATTAAATAACAGTGAAATATTAAATATTCAGGATTCCAATTACAACAAAGTCCCTTCTACATTTCTGTGAAGGGACTTGGCAGTATTGTTAGTTTAGTTCAAGTTTTCGATATAGCTTGAGAATTTAGCATTTAGCTATTGTGAAGCGGTTTGCTTTGTGAATAAGTTCTTGTTTTTAGCCACTTTTGCCGTTCTTTATGGCTCATTTCAGTTTTATAGCCAACTCTAACCTGATTAGGAGTCAATTGTTTGTGAGTCTCCGTATGTGTTTGTGTATCTTTTGAGTACATAATTTTCTGATCCTAACATCCGTTTGAGTAAGCAGCGTTATACTCCGCCAGAAACTTCAGTTGACCAGATAATTAATTCGCCTTGTTCACCACCTGCGGCGAGAAACTTGCCTTGAGAATGCCAAGCTAAGGTAGAGAACCCGGCGGTAGCACCTGTGAGAATTTGAGATACTTGTGCTGCTTCTGACCACAAACACAATAAACCATCAGCGCCGGCGGAGGCTAATAAGAAGCTGTGGGGTGCAAATGCGATCGCATTAATCACATCCACATGATTAGTCAACACTCGCGCTTCCCAACCCAAGGATTCATCCTCTAACTTTTCCCACACTACAATACCCTCAACACTGGAAGAAGCCAGAATAGGCGCACCTAGTTCTGTAGTAGCTTCCGACCATGCCAACTGCCGAATCTTACCAGGAAAACCACGCATAATCCAAGGGTCGGGATTGCTCCAGTCCAACACTGTGACGCTGCGATCCATATTACCGGAAGCCAAGTATTTGCTATCAGGCGACCAACCCATAGCTACACTGACAGTTGGCATACTCAAAAAATATGGTTCTTCATCCCAGTTTTGACTATGCCAAATTTTGACTCCTTGATAGCCGCTAATTGCTAAATACTGGCCATCGCTACGCCAATCTATCCCTAAAACCGAGGAGTTATCAAAATTCAAAGTGACGACAATCTCACCTAAATCGGCATCCCAGACTTGCACGTAACGCCCCAAACTAAAAGCCAGTTGGTTATTAGTATGATTCCAAGCCAACTTATCTACCCAGGCTGGTGCATTTTCTAACGTGGCGATGAGTTGATTTTCTCGCCAAATTTTGACTTTTCCATCCTGTCCACCAATAGCTAAAAATTTGCCATCAGATGAAAAAGCCACACAGTCTACAGACTTCCCACTACCACTTTGCAACTCTATGGCATTGCCATTATTCCATAGCACCACCTCGCCAGCCGCAGATGTCGCCGCAAGAATTTCACCTTCAGGAGACCAAGCTAAGGCTGTAACATAATCTGACAGCATCCCGGAATCATATATAGCAAATTCTGAGGATTTGTTAGTTGTAAAGTTCATATCTGGGGACTACAAAATTCCTAGAGATTAATGATGTTGGTGATTCTTCTAACAAGCAGGAGGAGGTAGAATTTCTAAACCATACTTGGGAGCAGTGGTCAGTAATTTGTTGATATCTGCTTCAGTTACAGCAGGTGGTGTAGTATTTTGCTCTGAGGTTGGCGTACCTATTTCTCTAAAAAATTTCTCCAGTCCGCCTGGGGTTAACCAACACAAAAATTTGGCAGGTTCTCCACTAATGTTGCGAAAACTGTGTGGCTGTCCTTGCGGAAAGTGCAAGAAAGTTCCGGGTGTAGCTAAAATTATTTGTTCAAAAGTTTGGAACTCTACTTCACCCTCTTGAATATAAAAAGATTCATTTTCTTTTGTATGCTTATGGGATGGAACTGCACTATGGGGTTGCATGACAATTTCAATTAATGCGTAAGTTTGATTTGTATCTTCACTAAATACCTTGAAAGTATACAAGTCTCCCAGCACCCATGAGGCATTACCTTCTCCTGGTTGCATAACGATGTTATATTGATCGATAGTCATAAAGATTTATTCCTTATAGCTACAAAAGTTTAAGTCTAGTAAAGCTTAGAGTTATAAAAATATAATTTTGTTTATAACTGAAAAACTTAGGAAAAATTAAGTTTGAGAAGAAAGGTAAGGTTATGTCGCATTACCAGATTTATCGTAACTTATGATAATTAAAAACAAAAAAAATTGGGACAGTTATTTTAAAATAACTATCCCTAATTCAGATTTTAAGTTTTTACCGCGATCGCTTAAGCAAAGGCGGCAGTTTTCACATCATTGTTTGCCAAGATTTCTTGCAATTCTTCGGCATCTACTGTTTCTTTATCAACCAGCATTTGTGCTAACTGATCAAGAATGTGACGGTTGTTGACTAATACTTCTTTGGCGCGGGTGTAAGCTGTGTCTACGAGTTTCCGCACTTCTTCGTCAATGGCAGCCGCAGTTTCTTCGGAGAAATCACGCTCTGACATGATATCGCGTCCGAGGAACATATTACCTTGTTGACGACCAAGCGCAACAGGCCCCAAGCGATCGCTCATTCCAAAGCGAGTAATCATTTGACGAGCTACTCTTGCTACTTGCTGTAGGTCGTTAGAAGCACCTGTGGTAACTTCTTCTTCACCAAAGATTATTTCTTCGGCTAAACGTCCACCTAATGCCACAGCCATCTGATTTTCCAGATAGGAGCGACTGTATAAACCTGTGTCCATCCGGTCTTCGCTGGGGGTGAACCAAGTTAAACCACCTGCACGACCACGAGGAATAATACTAATCTTCTGTACTGGGTCATAGTCGGGCATCAATGCACCAACTAAGGCGTGACCAGCTTCGTGATAAGCTACCAAGGTCTTGCGTTTTTCGCTCATTACCCGGTCTTTCTTCTCTGGGCCAGCTAACACGCGATCGATGGCATCATTGATTTCATCCATCGAAATTTCGGTTAAGTTGCGGCGTGCAGCGAGAATTGCAGCTTCATTCAGCAAGTTGGATAAATCTGCACCTGTGAAACCAGGGGTACGACGCGCAATTTTATCTAAGTCCACATCTTTGGCTAAGGTTTTACCACGGGCGTGAACTTTGAGGATTTCACTGCGTCCGGCGTAGTCGGGACGGTCTACTACAACTTGACGGTCGAAGCGACCAGGACGTAATAAAGCTGCGTCTAAAACGTCGGGACGGTTGGTAGCAGCGATGATGATGATACCAGTGTTACCTTCAAAACCATCCATTTCGGTGAGTAACTGGTTGAGGGTTTGTTCCCGTTCATCGTTACCACCGCCTAAACCAGCACCCCGTTGACGACCAACTGCGTCAATTTCATCGATGAAGACGATACAAGGGGCGTTAGATTTAGCTTGTTCAAATAAATCACGGACGCGGGAAGCACCCACACCCACGAACATTTCCACAAACTCTGAACCAGAGATAGAGAAGAAAGGTACACCCGCTTCCCCAGCGACAGCACGAGCGAGTAAGGTTTTACCTGTACCTGGAGGCCCTACTAATAATACTCCTTTAGGAATTTTTGCACCGACAGCAGTAAAGCGATCGGCATTTTTTAGAAAGTCTACAACTTCGTTTAATTCGAGCTTGGCTTGGTCAATACCAGCAACATCACCAAATGTCACCTGAGTTTGTGGTTCCATTTGGACTCGCGCTTTGGATTTACCAAAGTTCATGGCTTGGCTACCGGGGCCACTTTGAGCGCGGCGGAGTAAGAAAAATAAACCAACTAACAGCAGTACAGGGAAAAATAAACTGCTCAGTGCCTTAAACCAAAAGCCTTCGTCGGTTTGAGGCAATACAGAAATATCAACGCCTTTAGAGGTAAGAGTGTTGATCAAGTCGGGGTCGTTAACTAAGGTAACTTTAATCTGGCTACCGTCCTGAGACTTGACAATGGCTGTAGAACGATCTGCACTCAGCCTAACTTGTGTAACTCTACCTTTTTCAACTTCTTGAATAAATTGACTGTAGCGCCATGTTTGTGTGTTTTGTGGTTGTTTGTCAAAGAATGCTGTTCCTAGCGCAATGACAACAATAAACAGTAGCGCGTACAGCCCCGCATTTCTCCATCTTTTATTCACTGAGGTCTATCTCCTGTATTTTCTGTGCTTTCGCGGAGTGTCTCTGTATGAGAGGGGATTATTAAGAATTATGTTAACTTATCTTAAGGTATATCAAAATGGCGCGGCTGTCATGCTAAAAAGCCTCCTAATTTGTCGAAAATTCGTATGGTAGGGATTATATTGTAGCGACCCTGAAGCTTGCTCAACGGTATGAATGGGGATAATTTGCACCACACTATTAGTGTAGGCGATCGCTTCAAATCTCGTGACTAACTGGGGTGTCCAAGGTTCCTCTCGCACTTGTAGCTGTTGATTTTGCAGCCATTGGATGATTTGCGATCGCATAATTCCGGGTAAAATCCCTACATCTAAGGGCGGTGTCCACCACCTACCATCTTGCCATCCCCAAAGATTACCAGTAGTGGTTTCTAGCCAATTACCCGCCGCATCAACTAAAATTGCTTCTTGGGCGGCTAAATTCTTCACACTATTTTTCACCAACCAAGCACCCAAATAATTACCTGTTTTATGAGAAGGTAAGTTGCGGGAAAATTCAGGTTGTGCAATGGCGCATTTCACCCCATGTTGTTGTTTTTGTGTTAAATCTTCTGGTAAGTTTCTGCCAATTATCCACTCCCTACCATCAGGAAACAAGGTAATTCTGAGAACGGGGAAATGCTTTATGAGAAATTGTGCGCCTAGATATACTCGCTGCCAATTTGGTTGTTGCCAAGCAAAGACTTGTAAACTGAATTTGAGGCGATCGCAGTGTGCCTGCCAGTTGGTTAAACTACTATCGAGGGAATTTTCATAAACTCGCAGTGTAGTAAATACCGTTGCACCATAAAGCAACCCTGGATCGTTAATATCTAATTCCAGGGTTTGAGACTCGATTAATTTGCCGTTATACCAATAAATAGGTTTACCCACTTTAGTCAACCCAATTTACTACTTGTACACCAGGAATCTGTCTAAAATGGCGAAGGTTTCTTGTTACTAAGGTTGCTTGATTAGAGAGGACAATACTAGCAATCAATAAATCGGCTCGTCCTATTTTTCGGAATTTAGGGATGATACGTAAATGCTCAAACTGTTCTGATGCAGCTTGACTAACGGGTACAACTAAAATTTGGCTGAGTAGTTCTTCTGTACGAAATAGAAGAGATTGCGCCTTGAGTAAATCTACTCCTGAATTGGCTTTTAAAAGATATTCAATCCTGCCACGCAAAACTTCTGCTTTCGTAATAATGGTAATGCCAACTTCGGGATCATTTAAAGACCTCAAACGCTCAACCACATTAGCATTTCCAGCATAAAGATATGTAAGTGTGTCAGTATCAAGCAAATACATTAACTTTCAGGCTCCGCATCAACTTCTGAGCGTCCCCTTGCTTGATAAATAGTGTTTCTCAATTCTGTTAATGAATCATCATCTGCTAAACTTCCTGCTTGTTGCAGAAGAATCGCTCGACTACTTTGATAACGTAGCCAGTCATTAATAGCCACCTTTAAAAATCTCCAATCATCTGCAATTTTACGCCCTGGAATATTACCCAAAGTAGCTTGATACAAAACTGTTTCAATGGGTAGTCGTAGATATGCAGAGGCTTCTTCCAGGGTGAGAACATCTGGGAGTGTGACTTGCTCCATAACCTTATTCTCCAGTTTCCGACGAGTTTAGCCAATGACCAAATTCTTCCAGGAAGGAATCGTTTAATATTGCTTGGCGAATCTTCTGTGTGAACCGAATCAGTTCGGTGATATTGTGAATGCTGAGTAAGGTGTAAGCTAAAATCTCTTGCGATCGCACCAAATGGGAAATATACGCCCGACTGAAATTTTGACACGCATAACAAGGGCAAGTTTCATCCATTGGTGCGAAATCTTCACGGAACTTAGCATTTTTTAAATTCCAGCGTTCGCCTTTGACCATTGCTGTACCATGTCTCGCCCAACGAGTCGGGATGACGCAATCAAATAAATCTATACCAGAAGCGATCGCGATCGCCATTTCTCGGTAAGTCCCCACACCCATCAAATAACGGGGCTTTTCTGGTGGTAATAATGGTGCAGTAGCTTGGACAATCTGAGCCATTAATTCTGCGGGTTCCCCCACACTCACACCACCAATCGCATATCCAGGCAAATCTAACTTAGCCAATTCTACAGCCGCTTGGGAACGCAAATCTAAATATACGCCCCCTTGCACAATTCCAAATAATGCCTGATCTTGCCGTTGATGGGCGGATATACAACGTTCTAGCCAACGGTAAGTCCGCGCAGTAGCCGTTTCTACCTCTTGGCGAGTTGCTGGGTAAGGCGGACATTCATCAAAGGCCATAATCACATCCGCCCCTAAAGTATTCTGAATCTCTATGGAACGCTCTGGTGTCAAATTGATAATCTGCCCATCGTGAGGCGAACGGAATGTGACACCTTCTTCCGTAATCTTCCGCATTTCACTCAAGCTGAATACCTGAAACCCACCAGAATCAGTGAGCATCGGCCCATCCCAGCCCATAAACTTATGCAAGCCACCACCGCCAGCGACAATTGCTTCGCCTGGTTGCAAATGCAGGTGGTAAGTATTAGATAAAACCATCTGTGCGCCAGTATCCTTCAACTGGGCAGGTGTGACTGTTTTGACATTAGCTAATGTCCCCACAGGCATAAACCTTGGGGTTTCAACAGCACCGTGTGGCGTGAAAAATATCCCGGCTCTCGCCTTTGTTTGGCTACAACGAGCCAAGGATTGAAAAGAAAAATTCTTAGTCAAGGTAAAAGATTAGACGATTTCACTAAATGATAGTCATTTGTCCTTTGTCCTTGGTTATAGCAATTATTAATAGTCTTGGTTTATTAGAGCGCAAAACTTTGTGCCTCTACTAATGACAGATGACTAGTGACAAATGACAGATGACAATTCTAAAACGAATCAGTGCAGTCATCATCCATTTCTGCATCCCATTTAGCAGAGAGGACTTGTTCCATCATGGCTTCAATGGCGTTGACGTTGAAGGTTTTTTCCCGACGCTCTTGGATAGGGGTTGTGAGGGGTATTAAGCGCAGACACATTCCTTCTTGCATCAAATCAAAGCAGGTTTCTTGTTGGGATAACTGCTTTAATTCAATACAATCAAAACTATACACGTTTAAATAAAGAGCACTGTTAGCTACTAAAGTCGAACGCTGGGGATTTGCAAAGACTTCTATGACATCTCCTTCACCCTCGCTGACTACCTGCTCTCCGTGGGTGTACATATAGTGAACTCGACCTAAATCAGAAAGTAATCGCCGCATGTCGAGTTTATTCACAATCACGCCCGTGTCAACAATGCACGGAGCCGGTATCCTGGTGTCGGGTAGATGATGACTCATAGGAAATTTAAAGAGAGGAAAAAGATGAGAACACAGCTAAAAAAAAATTTAAATTAATAGCTTAATTAGTTCCCTACATTTAAAAAATATCAATTTTGTGGTGCGATCGCTTCAATACTCTCGATCTAATTTGCAAGCTAATGAATACACAAGATTCCGCATTAGCTTTACGTTGTTAAATTTATTTTTTTATGTTATTATTGCAAGCCAAAAAATTTAGCTTAACGAGTCCAGCATAGCAAAATTTTTCAGCAGAGTCTGTACACTAATA encodes the following:
- a CDS encoding HlyD family efflux transporter periplasmic adaptor subunit, with amino-acid sequence MTQVNGNRLNGNNGNGKHHSEIPTESPVLTSVKKVSQQPLINQRFDNFEQSVVLRQSPVWSRTIMLTLIALAGFGIAWACIAKIEQVVPATGQLKPQGTVKEVQAPVNGVVKAIYVKDGQKVNQGDLLLTFETVATLAELQSLVQVRNSLIRENQIYRRLMNSSYTVGSELEFLRSRLPTDAVFLLKSRAALVAENELLRKELRNSSSTQGLGVDEQQRLQVSKLELATRANAAQLEIEKTRKQLTQNQVKIADTQSSLAIQQQILNKLKTLAEEGGISQLQYLNQQQQVQTLEAEVAQLQEEDKRLRYEIERGGQELTNTVAASGKNVLEKISENKQRIADIDSQFIKIVLDNEQRLADITSKLSQAQLNLRYQELRAPVSGTVFDLQAKNPGFVANSTQKLLQIVPNDKYIAEVFITNQDIGFVREGMKADVRIDSFPFSEFGDIKGELVSVGSDALPPDETHKFYRFPARVSLDKQALEMNGKKLPLQSGMSITANIKVREERTVMSLFTELFTKQVDSLKEVR
- a CDS encoding DUF427 domain-containing protein, which translates into the protein MVFPQRIEPAPGQESVWDYPRPPRLEPVNKHIQIIFHGVTIADTHNAKRVLETSHPPSYYLPPEDIKMEYLISVPQSSFCEWKGRAGYYTIRVGDKEAQNAAWYYPSPTSAFTSIKDHVAFYAHLMDACYVDGEKVQPQPGNFYGGWVTSDIVGPFKGGPGTWGW
- a CDS encoding metal ABC transporter solute-binding protein, Zn/Mn family, which codes for MLNKLLFNTLLRAAWVTFLIGLVGCTRQATNTSFTQTTTADESLPKVVATTSILCDLIKQVAENTVNLACLIPPGTDPHNYQPKTADRETIDQANLIFYNGYNFEPGLIRIIKSTSNTTPKIAVSQLAVPKPQRFIEDGKRVIDPHIWHNPKNGIKMLEVISNNLKKLEPDNAEIYNQNTKQIKSELTQLDGWIKTRIASIPSDKRELVISHNALAYYAKAYGITLVGVLAGINPENQPTERQLNSLVKEIQQAKVPTVFADKNINKNLIQSLAQAAEVKVSERELYTDGLGDTNSDANSYQKMLEANTRTIVEALGGTYLIFEQKASK
- a CDS encoding WD40 repeat domain-containing protein, which gives rise to MNFTTNKSSEFAIYDSGMLSDYVTALAWSPEGEILAATSAAGEVVLWNNGNAIELQSGSGKSVDCVAFSSDGKFLAIGGQDGKVKIWRENQLIATLENAPAWVDKLAWNHTNNQLAFSLGRYVQVWDADLGEIVVTLNFDNSSVLGIDWRSDGQYLAISGYQGVKIWHSQNWDEEPYFLSMPTVSVAMGWSPDSKYLASGNMDRSVTVLDWSNPDPWIMRGFPGKIRQLAWSEATTELGAPILASSSVEGIVVWEKLEDESLGWEARVLTNHVDVINAIAFAPHSFLLASAGADGLLCLWSEAAQVSQILTGATAGFSTLAWHSQGKFLAAGGEQGELIIWSTEVSGGV
- a CDS encoding quercetin 2,3-dioxygenase, producing MTIDQYNIVMQPGEGNASWVLGDLYTFKVFSEDTNQTYALIEIVMQPHSAVPSHKHTKENESFYIQEGEVEFQTFEQIILATPGTFLHFPQGQPHSFRNISGEPAKFLCWLTPGGLEKFFREIGTPTSEQNTTPPAVTEADINKLLTTAPKYGLEILPPPAC
- the ftsH3 gene encoding ATP-dependent zinc metalloprotease FtsH3, translating into MNKRWRNAGLYALLFIVVIALGTAFFDKQPQNTQTWRYSQFIQEVEKGRVTQVRLSADRSTAIVKSQDGSQIKVTLVNDPDLINTLTSKGVDISVLPQTDEGFWFKALSSLFFPVLLLVGLFFLLRRAQSGPGSQAMNFGKSKARVQMEPQTQVTFGDVAGIDQAKLELNEVVDFLKNADRFTAVGAKIPKGVLLVGPPGTGKTLLARAVAGEAGVPFFSISGSEFVEMFVGVGASRVRDLFEQAKSNAPCIVFIDEIDAVGRQRGAGLGGGNDEREQTLNQLLTEMDGFEGNTGIIIIAATNRPDVLDAALLRPGRFDRQVVVDRPDYAGRSEILKVHARGKTLAKDVDLDKIARRTPGFTGADLSNLLNEAAILAARRNLTEISMDEINDAIDRVLAGPEKKDRVMSEKRKTLVAYHEAGHALVGALMPDYDPVQKISIIPRGRAGGLTWFTPSEDRMDTGLYSRSYLENQMAVALGGRLAEEIIFGEEEVTTGASNDLQQVARVARQMITRFGMSDRLGPVALGRQQGNMFLGRDIMSERDFSEETAAAIDEEVRKLVDTAYTRAKEVLVNNRHILDQLAQMLVDKETVDAEELQEILANNDVKTAAFA
- a CDS encoding aminotransferase class IV, which gives rise to MYWYNGKLIESQTLELDINDPGLLYGATVFTTLRVYENSLDSSLTNWQAHCDRLKFSLQVFAWQQPNWQRVYLGAQFLIKHFPVLRITLFPDGREWIIGRNLPEDLTQKQQHGVKCAIAQPEFSRNLPSHKTGNYLGAWLVKNSVKNLAAQEAILVDAAGNWLETTTGNLWGWQDGRWWTPPLDVGILPGIMRSQIIQWLQNQQLQVREEPWTPQLVTRFEAIAYTNSVVQIIPIHTVEQASGSLQYNPYHTNFRQIRRLFSMTAAPF
- a CDS encoding type II toxin-antitoxin system VapC family toxin, whose translation is MYLLDTDTLTYLYAGNANVVERLRSLNDPEVGITIITKAEVLRGRIEYLLKANSGVDLLKAQSLLFRTEELLSQILVVPVSQAASEQFEHLRIIPKFRKIGRADLLIASIVLSNQATLVTRNLRHFRQIPGVQVVNWVD